TTTTCGAGAGGGGGACGTGCCCTTGTTTGTTCAGCTCGATCAGACGCCCCGGGGTCGCGATGAGGAGGTCTGCCCCTTTGGAAAGCGATGCGATCTGCTTGTCGATGTTCACTCCGCCGAAGACGTTGAGGATCCGCAGGTCGAGCCCCAGCGCATAAGAACGGATCGCACGGGTCATCTGCGTGGCCAGTTCACGGGTGGGAACGAGGATCAGCGCGCGCGGACGGGCGATCTCTTCGCTTTCCCCTTTGCCCAGATGCTGGAGAATCGGCAACGCGAACGCGGCCGTTTTCCCCGTCCCCGTCTGCGCCGCGCCGAGGATGTCCCGTCCCCGCAGCATGAGCGGGATGACCTTGGTCTGAATCGGTGTCGGGGTGGTGTACCCGAGTGCGGAAAGGTTGGCCTGAAGCGTGGGGTTCAATGTCGAAAAGGGCATGAATCCTCCGAATATTGTATTAAGATAGTCAAATCATACCTTTTTCGTCCTTATACCCCCGCATTTTGGCACTAATTTTGCTACGATTACGCAACTTATTATCTCGGAGTATTCTAGTGAAAGCACTCGCGCTTTTAGCCGCCGTCGTTACATTGTCATGGGGGGCCGCCGCCATGACCAAAGGGACCGTTCTGGACCGACAGACCCAAAAACCGATCGCGGGAGCGATCGTCACCGCCAACGGTAAAGAATACCGCACCGACGCGGAAGGCAATTTTGCCATCCCCGCTTCCAAAAAGATCGGGGTCCGTGCTCTGGGGTATGACCGCAAATTCTATGCGGGGAGTGGAAAGATGTTCCTCAGTCCCGTTACCCCCAAAGCCATTTACCTCTCCAGCTTTGGAGCCACCAGCTCAAAACTGATGGGGAACGCCAAGGAACTCATCAAATCGACCGAGATCAACGCCCTCGTCATCGATATCAAAATGGACCGCGGACAGATCGCCTACCGTACGGCGAATCCGACCGCGAACAAAATCGGTGCACAGGAGGTGATCCTCTTCAAAGACCTCAAAAAATTCGTCGCCGACCTCAAAGGACAGGGCATCTACACGATCGCCCGGATCGTGACGTTTAAAGACACCCCTTTTGTCACCGCCAACCCGCACCTTGGCGTCCGCCGCAGCGACGGAAGCCTTTTCCAGGACAAAGAGGGGCTGTACTGGATCGACGCTTCGCGGCGCGAAGCGTGGGATTACCCGATCGCCATCGCCAAAGAGAGTGCCGCCGCGGGATTTGACGAAATTCAGTTCGACTACATCCGCTTCCCCGATGCCAGAGGGGTAAAATTCGCCGTCGAAAATACACAGGCCGAACGGGTCAAGGCGATTTCAGGCTTTCTCGAAAGCGCCCGTCGGCAGCTCTTGCCTTACAACGTTTTCGTCTCGGCCGATATCTTCGGTTACGTCAGCTGGCACAATGCCGATATCGAAATCGGCCAGCGCGTCGACGCCATCGCCCCGTTCGTCGACTACATGTGCCCGATGCTCTACCCCAGCGGATTTAACGCAGGGATTCCGGGCTACACCAATCCCGTCGCCGCCAACTACGAAATCGTCAAGCTCTCGCTCGACAAGGCACTGGAAAAATCGGGAACCTCGCCCAAAGCGTTCCGTCCGTGGCTGCAGGCTTTCCGCGATTACGCCTTCGACCGCCGCATCTACGGCGAAAAAGAGATTCGTGACCAGATCCGTGCCAGCGAAGATTTCGGAAGCAACGGATGGATTTTGTGGAATCCCCGCAACGTCTACACCGCCGCAGGCCTGATGCGCGAAAACCAAAACGTCACCCAAGTTTCCAAACCAAGCCCAGCCAAAGCGGAGAAACCCGCATCTTAATGGAATTTTCGGCGCTTCCGATCGCCGGGCGGATCGATGCGATCCGTTCGGAACTGCTCTCTTCCAACCGTCTTATCCTCCAAGCCCCGCCCGGAGCGGGAAAAACGACCGCCGTTCCCCTTTCGTTGCTGGACGAACCGTGGCTGGAGGATAAAAAAATCATCCTCCTCTCCCCCAGACGCATCGCCGCACGTACCGCCGCGATGCGGATGGCCGATATGCTGGGCGAACCCCTGGGCCAAAGGGTCGGATACCACATTCGCGGAGAACGCCGCAGTGGAAGCCAAACACGCATTCTCGTCATCACCGAAGGGATACTGACCCGCTACCTCCAAAACGATCCCGCCCTCGAAGATACCGCTCTCGTCATTTTCGACGAATTTCACGAACGGAACCTCCACAGCGACCTTTCGCTCGCTTTTGCCCTTCAGGCGCAGGAGACGCTTCGCGACGACCTGAAACTGATGGTCATGTCGGCCACCCTCGATACGCGGGGACTCAGCGAACTGATGGAATCCCCTCCGCTCATCACGAGCGAAGGGCGCAGTTTCCCCGTAGACGTCGTCTATCGTCCCCCTGCGGCTCCCCTTCCCGATCCGAGGAACCTTCTCGCCGAAACGTTCCGCACCCTCCTCGATGCGCTCCGAAACGACAGAGGGGACATCCTCGTATTCCTCCCCGGCGAGCGGGAAATCCGTGATCTGGCGGCGCGGCTGCAGGCGGCGGAAGAGACGCGAAGCGATATTCTGATCGCTCCGCTGTATGGGAATCTGACGCGGGAGGAACAACAGCGTGCCATCCTCCCCGCCCCCCGGCGAAAAATCGTCCTTGCGACCAACATTGCCGAAACGAGCCTGACGATCGAGGGTATCCGCATCGTCATCGATACCGGCTTCGAACGTCTCTCGCGGTTCGACCCAGCGAGCGGGATGGAGCGGCTTGTGACGCAGCGTATTTCACGCGCATCGGCCGATCAGCGTGCCGGACGCGCGGGCCGAACATCGGCCGGCAAATGCTACCGGATGTGGAGTGAATACGCCCATCAGGCGTTGAGCCCTTTTCGCGATCCCGACATTCTCACCGCCGATCTTGCGCCGTTGGCGCTTGAACTGGCGGCATGGGGTTCGGACGATCTGCGCTGGATCGATCCCCCCAGACCTTCAAACCTCTCCCATGCCCGTGAGCTTTTGTTCGAGCTCGGAGCGCTCGAGGGAAAGATCACCCCGCACGGAGGGGATCTCCTCGCGCTGGGGATTCATCCCCGCGCGGCCCACATGCTGCTGCGTTCCCGCGAACTCGGCTTTGCCGGCGAAGCGGTCCTTCTGGCGGTATTGGTTCTGGAACGCGATTTTCTCCGCTCGGAAGAACGCTTCAGCGACATCGGCGAACGCTTCCGCATCCTCCGCGATGCGCTCTTGTCCAACCGTATCGAAACCCGCCTTCAGCCCCACATTCAGGCGGTACGCGACATCGCGCGACGGCTTGACGAGCCGCTTGAATTGAGCGAAAACTTTCCCGGGGAGATGCTCGCCGTGCTCCTCTCGTTCGCCTATCCCGACCGGATCGCCCGCGCACGGGGCGGAGGAAAATTTCTCACTTTCGGCGGAAAAGAGGCCTATCTCCCCGCTCACGACCCACTTGCGAATTCCCAATGGCTGGTCATCGCCCGCAGCGACGGAGACGCCAAAAGCGCACGGATCCATATCGCGGCTCCTCTTGAAGAAACGTTGCTGCGGCAGTACCACCCCCGATC
The DNA window shown above is from Campylobacterota bacterium and carries:
- the hrpB gene encoding ATP-dependent helicase HrpB, whose protein sequence is MEFSALPIAGRIDAIRSELLSSNRLILQAPPGAGKTTAVPLSLLDEPWLEDKKIILLSPRRIAARTAAMRMADMLGEPLGQRVGYHIRGERRSGSQTRILVITEGILTRYLQNDPALEDTALVIFDEFHERNLHSDLSLAFALQAQETLRDDLKLMVMSATLDTRGLSELMESPPLITSEGRSFPVDVVYRPPAAPLPDPRNLLAETFRTLLDALRNDRGDILVFLPGEREIRDLAARLQAAEETRSDILIAPLYGNLTREEQQRAILPAPRRKIVLATNIAETSLTIEGIRIVIDTGFERLSRFDPASGMERLVTQRISRASADQRAGRAGRTSAGKCYRMWSEYAHQALSPFRDPDILTADLAPLALELAAWGSDDLRWIDPPRPSNLSHARELLFELGALEGKITPHGGDLLALGIHPRAAHMLLRSRELGFAGEAVLLAVLVLERDFLRSEERFSDIGERFRILRDALLSNRIETRLQPHIQAVRDIARRLDEPLELSENFPGEMLAVLLSFAYPDRIARARGGGKFLTFGGKEAYLPAHDPLANSQWLVIARSDGDAKSARIHIAAPLEETLLRQYHPRSFKSETLAEWNPQTQRVEARALERFGAIVLSSRPVPDPDPEKTKTALLEGIRLHGLGSLGWDETVRSLQSRLIALRHHRPQLCDIDFSDEALLQELESWLLPHLGAERSLAECAGMAWESILLASLSWDTRCEFDRLFPRRFKAPTGSEIPIDYSDPDAPVLAVRIQEMFGTTLHPSVLEGKLPLTLHLLSPAHRPIQVTRDLVGFWNGSYAEVKKELKGRYPKHYWPDDPAVAQATKKTKKFMES
- a CDS encoding putative glycoside hydrolase, with translation MKALALLAAVVTLSWGAAAMTKGTVLDRQTQKPIAGAIVTANGKEYRTDAEGNFAIPASKKIGVRALGYDRKFYAGSGKMFLSPVTPKAIYLSSFGATSSKLMGNAKELIKSTEINALVIDIKMDRGQIAYRTANPTANKIGAQEVILFKDLKKFVADLKGQGIYTIARIVTFKDTPFVTANPHLGVRRSDGSLFQDKEGLYWIDASRREAWDYPIAIAKESAAAGFDEIQFDYIRFPDARGVKFAVENTQAERVKAISGFLESARRQLLPYNVFVSADIFGYVSWHNADIEIGQRVDAIAPFVDYMCPMLYPSGFNAGIPGYTNPVAANYEIVKLSLDKALEKSGTSPKAFRPWLQAFRDYAFDRRIYGEKEIRDQIRASEDFGSNGWILWNPRNVYTAAGLMRENQNVTQVSKPSPAKAEKPAS